A window from Shimia isoporae encodes these proteins:
- a CDS encoding indolepyruvate ferredoxin oxidoreductase family protein — MSIQKVSLNDRLDLSKRNVLLNGTQALVRLMLMQKARDTKAGLNTAGYVTGYRGSPLGAVDSQMMRAEKELKANDVLFMSGLNEDLAATQLWGSQQAELRGEGKYDGVFGLWYGKGPGVDRTGDVMRHANMAGTSANGGVLMAMGDDHTGESSTVLHQSEWALVDAYMPVVSPAGVQEIMDYGLYGLALSRFAGVWVGLKTMKDTIEATAVVDGDPHRLTFVTPEFDMPEGGLNIRLNDTPHAQEARMIDYKRFAAEAFSRANKMDKRMWGKPGAKIGFVAAGKNWLDLVHALDLLGIDEAEAERLGITTYKVGQTFPMDMTTFNEWAEGLDLIVVVEEKRKLIEIQIKEAIFDTRQGRRVYGWYKGGAGLMGREELFPTRGALDPIMIAEKLGDILVEEGRGTDAVKAGMNALKEAQRADNAEDIAVRTPWFCSGCPHNTSTKVPDGSRAYAGIGCHYMVQWMDRETTGFTHMGGEGANWIGEAPFSNTKHVFQNLGDGTYNHSGVQAIRAALAAGTNITYKILFNDAVAMTGGQANDGNLSPQKIADEVRAMGVENVAVVYDEKEDVDQSVFPSGITFHERAELMNVEKKFREISGVSCIVYVQTCASEKRRRRKRGQFPDPDRRVFINTDVCEGCGDCGVQSNCISIEPVETELGRKRKINQSSCNKDFSCLNGFCPSFVTVEGATIKKAATATLDLPEMPLPEVKTIDGTHNVVITGVGGTGVVTIGAILSQAAQIDGKAAAMMEMAGLAQKGGAVHIHCRLAETPEAISAVRVATGEADALIGGDLVVSAGAKTLGLTSTGRTGAVVNSHEIITGDFTKDTEFKLPTGRLEVALQARLRDELSLFDASELARVVMGDSIFSNMMVFGASWQKGLVPLSHEAIVAAIELNGAAVERNLRAFEIGRWAVLYPDQAAGMLAPKVVSKPKTLAEQIAFREEHLVKFQNKALAAKYRSLVDGVGDERLKEAIAKGYHKLLAYKDEYEVARMHLETRAKAEDVFEGDFKVKFHLSPPLLAKEGPNGRPLKTEYGAGMARAFPLLAKLKWLRGTAFDPFGRHPERKMERALIAQYESDMADVIAKFGNAAPEAAIALAELPLDIRGFGPVKVENEAKAAKRREQLLAELRQGPLATAAE; from the coding sequence ATGAGTATTCAGAAAGTATCGCTTAATGACCGTTTGGATCTAAGCAAACGGAATGTGCTTTTGAACGGCACGCAGGCGCTGGTGCGTCTGATGCTGATGCAAAAGGCGCGCGATACCAAAGCCGGCCTCAACACTGCCGGCTATGTAACCGGTTATCGTGGATCGCCGCTTGGTGCGGTCGACAGCCAGATGATGCGGGCAGAGAAAGAGCTCAAGGCGAACGATGTTCTGTTTATGTCGGGTCTGAACGAAGATCTGGCGGCGACGCAACTTTGGGGCAGCCAACAAGCGGAACTGCGCGGTGAAGGCAAATACGACGGTGTGTTTGGTCTTTGGTACGGCAAGGGGCCGGGCGTCGACCGGACAGGTGACGTCATGCGTCACGCCAACATGGCTGGCACAAGTGCCAATGGCGGTGTGCTTATGGCGATGGGGGATGACCACACGGGTGAAAGCTCCACTGTCTTGCATCAGTCCGAATGGGCGCTCGTGGATGCCTATATGCCGGTGGTGTCTCCTGCGGGCGTTCAGGAGATTATGGATTACGGACTTTATGGGCTTGCTCTTAGCCGTTTCGCAGGCGTTTGGGTCGGCTTGAAGACCATGAAAGATACCATCGAGGCCACTGCAGTTGTTGATGGTGACCCCCATCGTCTCACTTTCGTAACGCCGGAATTCGATATGCCTGAGGGCGGCCTGAACATCCGGCTGAATGACACCCCGCACGCGCAGGAAGCGCGCATGATCGATTACAAACGCTTTGCAGCGGAAGCGTTTTCGCGGGCCAACAAAATGGACAAGCGCATGTGGGGCAAGCCCGGCGCAAAGATCGGTTTTGTTGCAGCGGGGAAAAACTGGCTTGATTTGGTGCATGCGCTGGATCTTCTGGGCATTGATGAGGCCGAGGCAGAGCGTTTGGGTATCACGACCTACAAGGTCGGCCAAACGTTCCCGATGGATATGACCACGTTTAACGAATGGGCCGAAGGGCTTGATTTGATTGTGGTGGTGGAAGAAAAGCGCAAGCTGATCGAAATCCAGATCAAAGAGGCGATCTTTGATACGCGGCAGGGGCGGCGTGTTTATGGATGGTACAAGGGCGGCGCAGGCCTGATGGGTCGAGAGGAGCTTTTCCCGACTCGCGGTGCGCTTGACCCGATTATGATTGCTGAAAAACTCGGCGACATTCTGGTTGAGGAAGGGCGCGGTACCGATGCCGTAAAGGCGGGTATGAACGCTCTGAAAGAGGCGCAGCGGGCAGACAATGCCGAAGACATTGCCGTGCGGACGCCTTGGTTCTGCTCGGGCTGTCCGCACAACACGTCGACCAAGGTGCCTGATGGAAGTCGCGCCTACGCGGGGATCGGCTGTCACTACATGGTGCAATGGATGGACCGGGAGACAACCGGTTTTACCCACATGGGCGGCGAGGGCGCGAACTGGATTGGCGAAGCGCCGTTTTCAAACACCAAGCATGTTTTCCAAAACTTGGGCGACGGCACCTATAACCACAGTGGTGTTCAGGCGATCCGTGCCGCACTCGCAGCGGGTACAAACATCACCTACAAGATCCTGTTCAACGATGCTGTTGCTATGACTGGTGGCCAAGCCAACGATGGCAACCTCAGCCCGCAGAAAATTGCGGATGAAGTCCGCGCAATGGGCGTTGAAAATGTTGCGGTCGTCTATGACGAAAAGGAAGATGTCGACCAGTCAGTTTTCCCGTCCGGCATCACGTTCCATGAGCGTGCCGAGCTTATGAATGTTGAAAAGAAATTTCGTGAAATCAGTGGCGTAAGCTGCATTGTTTATGTTCAAACATGTGCCTCAGAGAAGCGCCGTCGGCGTAAGCGTGGCCAGTTCCCTGATCCGGACCGTCGCGTGTTCATCAATACAGATGTCTGCGAAGGATGCGGCGATTGTGGTGTGCAATCCAACTGTATTTCGATCGAGCCTGTTGAGACGGAGCTTGGCCGTAAGCGCAAAATCAACCAGTCGAGCTGCAACAAGGACTTCAGCTGTCTGAACGGCTTCTGTCCAAGCTTTGTGACTGTTGAGGGCGCAACCATAAAGAAGGCTGCAACGGCAACTCTTGATCTGCCTGAAATGCCTCTGCCCGAAGTCAAAACCATCGACGGGACACATAACGTGGTCATCACCGGCGTTGGCGGGACGGGTGTTGTGACAATTGGGGCGATCCTGTCGCAGGCCGCTCAGATTGACGGCAAGGCGGCCGCGATGATGGAGATGGCGGGACTGGCCCAAAAGGGCGGCGCTGTGCACATCCACTGCCGATTGGCTGAAACACCTGAGGCGATCTCTGCGGTCCGCGTGGCAACCGGCGAGGCCGACGCCCTAATTGGTGGCGATCTGGTAGTCAGTGCCGGAGCCAAGACTCTTGGTCTGACGTCCACAGGTCGCACGGGAGCCGTGGTGAACTCGCATGAGATCATCACTGGTGACTTTACGAAGGACACCGAGTTCAAATTGCCGACAGGCCGCCTGGAAGTCGCGCTGCAAGCGCGTTTGCGCGACGAGTTATCTTTGTTTGATGCGTCCGAATTGGCGCGGGTTGTCATGGGCGACAGCATCTTTTCAAACATGATGGTGTTTGGCGCCTCGTGGCAAAAAGGCTTGGTGCCTTTGAGCCATGAAGCAATTGTTGCTGCTATTGAGTTGAACGGGGCGGCCGTTGAACGCAACTTGCGTGCATTTGAAATAGGCCGTTGGGCAGTTCTGTATCCGGATCAGGCGGCGGGTATGCTTGCGCCGAAAGTGGTTTCCAAGCCAAAGACTTTGGCCGAACAGATTGCCTTCCGTGAGGAACATCTGGTCAAGTTCCAGAACAAGGCTTTGGCGGCAAAGTATCGGAGCCTTGTCGACGGTGTCGGCGATGAGCGTCTGAAGGAGGCCATTGCGAAAGGCTATCACAAGTTGTTGGCCTACAAGGACGAGTATGAAGTTGCCCGTATGCATCTTGAAACCCGCGCCAAAGCGGAAGATGTTTTTGAGGGCGATTTCAAAGTGAAATTTCATCTTTCGCCACCGTTGCTGGCGAAAGAGGGTCCGAACGGGCGTCCACTCAAGACCGAATATGGAGCTGGGATGGCGCGGGCATTCCCTTTGTTGGCCAAACTAAAGTGGCTGCGTGGGACAGCATTTGATCCATTTGGTCGTCATCCGGAACGCAAAATGGAACGTGCGCTGATAGCTCAATATGAGTCCGATATGGCCGACGTCATTGCCAAGTTTGGAAATGCTGCGCCCGAGGCGGCGATAGCACTTGCGGAACTTCCGCTTGATATCCGGGGCTTTGGTCCCGTGAAGGTCGAAAACGAAGCCAAGGCAGCAAAGCGGCGCGAGCAGCTTTTGGCTGAGCTTCGCCAAGGTCCGTTGGCGACTGCTGCGGAATAG
- a CDS encoding mechanosensitive ion channel family protein, translating into MSRIFQVMLLVAATFFLTGQSSVAQTLPMPTTTAPSTEAEPIAPEEMTPEAINAMVARMSDDEVRALLLDRLDAVAMQDNVQAEPKSVIDVATSLWTAFSSQLVDAVKKLPVLFIRQGEAITNFVKDYGGLGGVLTLFGLVAFILAVGFAVEFAVRTYLVKIRNPDPNEPQHSLREALTFLIKRFFREIFGLIVFYFTLWLIGRPLFSEHDILFVGPFVGYLIWMPRVAAAFSRFMMAPERADLRLVNVSDHWAKFIHRHITGLMLLGGFTLFIVEFNMNNGVAAGETRIGFWLDSAVYVYIAFIAWTAREGLSDMMRGTDPDNTEFDEMMARGYPYFAIAVAGVMWVIVSTLVGLGKVQLLVAGAHYSTMFLLLLAPVIDTAIRGLVRHLVPPMIGEGKVAEEAYLATKRSYVRIGRVIAVGILLSLIARTWNLSLGSLLQDRAGIGDNLFSFAMTVIVGYVVYEGVSLWINRRLAAEHTALGLSQEDAGGDEMGGGGGSRLSTVLPLALVTAQGTIIVIFALLAIGNLGVDITPLLAGAGIAGLAIGFGAQKLVTDVVSGVFFLVDDAFRTGEYVEIDGTMGAVEKISIRSMQLRHHRGPVHTIPYGEIPKLTNYSRDWVIMKLKFTVPFDTDPNKVKKIFKKIGQDMLQDELYKDDFLQPFKSQGVFDIDDVGMIIRGKFMAKPGKQFMIRKEIYNRVKAEFAENGIDFARREVRVAIPGVDSADDLSDADKAAITAAATEAAREQAADGGAAPAKGPD; encoded by the coding sequence ATGTCGCGTATTTTTCAGGTTATGCTGCTTGTCGCAGCGACCTTCTTTCTGACAGGCCAGTCGTCTGTCGCCCAAACCCTTCCAATGCCCACCACGACAGCGCCATCCACCGAGGCTGAGCCAATCGCGCCTGAGGAGATGACCCCCGAAGCGATCAACGCCATGGTCGCGCGCATGTCTGACGACGAAGTACGCGCCTTGCTGCTCGACAGGCTTGACGCCGTGGCCATGCAGGACAACGTCCAAGCCGAACCGAAATCCGTGATCGATGTTGCAACATCTCTTTGGACAGCGTTCAGTTCACAACTCGTCGATGCCGTGAAGAAGCTTCCCGTTCTATTTATTCGCCAAGGCGAGGCCATCACCAATTTTGTAAAAGACTACGGAGGCTTAGGGGGTGTCCTTACGCTTTTTGGGCTGGTTGCTTTCATTCTTGCGGTTGGGTTTGCGGTCGAATTTGCGGTCCGTACCTATCTCGTCAAGATCCGCAACCCGGACCCAAACGAACCCCAGCACAGCCTGCGCGAAGCATTGACCTTCCTGATCAAGCGTTTCTTCCGAGAGATCTTCGGTCTGATCGTTTTTTACTTCACGCTTTGGCTTATTGGCCGTCCTCTCTTCAGCGAACATGACATCCTGTTTGTCGGTCCGTTTGTCGGCTACCTAATCTGGATGCCCCGTGTCGCAGCGGCGTTCTCGCGTTTCATGATGGCGCCGGAACGCGCAGATTTGCGCCTTGTGAATGTTTCTGACCACTGGGCCAAGTTCATACATCGCCACATCACAGGGCTGATGCTGTTGGGCGGCTTCACGCTCTTTATTGTCGAATTCAACATGAACAATGGAGTGGCAGCAGGCGAAACCCGCATCGGTTTCTGGCTGGACAGTGCGGTCTACGTCTACATTGCGTTCATTGCTTGGACCGCGCGCGAAGGTCTCAGCGACATGATGCGCGGCACTGATCCAGACAACACCGAGTTCGACGAAATGATGGCGCGCGGCTATCCCTACTTCGCGATCGCAGTTGCCGGTGTCATGTGGGTGATCGTTTCCACACTCGTAGGGCTCGGAAAAGTACAGCTTCTGGTCGCTGGCGCTCACTACTCCACGATGTTCTTGCTGCTTCTGGCGCCTGTGATCGACACTGCTATCCGGGGATTGGTTCGCCACCTCGTTCCGCCCATGATCGGAGAAGGCAAGGTCGCCGAGGAAGCCTACTTGGCAACAAAACGCAGCTACGTTCGCATCGGTCGCGTTATCGCCGTCGGAATTCTTCTTTCGCTAATAGCACGCACCTGGAACCTGTCTCTCGGCAGTTTGCTTCAGGATCGTGCCGGAATCGGCGATAACCTGTTCAGCTTCGCAATGACAGTCATCGTCGGCTACGTGGTTTACGAAGGCGTCTCGCTCTGGATCAACCGAAGGTTGGCGGCTGAGCACACCGCCCTTGGCTTGAGCCAAGAGGACGCGGGCGGGGACGAAATGGGCGGCGGCGGCGGCTCCCGCCTTTCTACCGTCCTGCCTCTGGCGCTTGTCACGGCACAAGGCACAATCATTGTGATCTTCGCGCTTCTCGCGATTGGCAACCTCGGCGTCGACATTACTCCGCTCCTCGCTGGTGCAGGTATCGCTGGTCTGGCTATTGGTTTCGGCGCACAGAAACTCGTGACTGACGTTGTATCCGGCGTGTTCTTCCTCGTGGATGATGCCTTCCGCACTGGCGAATACGTAGAGATCGACGGGACCATGGGCGCGGTAGAAAAGATATCGATCCGCTCAATGCAACTCCGCCACCATCGCGGTCCCGTGCACACCATCCCCTATGGTGAAATCCCCAAACTCACCAACTACTCCCGAGACTGGGTGATCATGAAGCTCAAGTTCACCGTGCCTTTCGACACGGACCCCAACAAGGTCAAAAAGATCTTCAAAAAGATCGGCCAGGACATGCTTCAGGACGAACTGTACAAGGATGATTTCCTTCAACCGTTCAAATCTCAGGGCGTGTTTGACATTGACGATGTTGGCATGATCATCCGCGGCAAGTTTATGGCAAAGCCGGGCAAGCAGTTCATGATCCGCAAGGAGATCTACAACCGCGTCAAAGCCGAGTTTGCCGAGAACGGCATCGACTTCGCCCGCCGCGAAGTGCGCGTCGCAATCCCGGGCGTGGATTCCGCCGACGACCTATCCGACGCTGACAAGGCGGCCATCACCGCCGCGGCAACCGAAGCCGCGCGGGAACAAGCCGCCGACGGCGGCGCGGCGCCGGCTAAGGGACCGGATTAA
- the purL gene encoding phosphoribosylformylglycinamidine synthase subunit PurL, whose amino-acid sequence MQEPAITTDLIEAHGLKPDEYELILEIIGREPTFTELGIFSAMWNEHCSYKSSKKWLRTLPTDGPQVICGPGENAGIVDIGDGDAVVFKMESHNHPSYIEPYQGAATGVGGILRDVFTMGARPVAAMNSLSFGETSHHKTRQLVNGVVEGVGGYGNCFGVPTVGGEVRFHPAYNGNCLVNAFAAGLAKTDSIFYSAASGIGMPVVYLGAKTGRDGVGGATMASAEFDDTIEEKRPTVQVGDPFTEKRLMEATLELMQTGAVISIQDMGAAGLTCSAVEMGDKGKLGVKLNLEDVPQREDNMTAYEMMLSESQERMLMVLKPELEAEARAVFEKWDLDFAIVGETIAEDRFLIMHNGEVKADLPLSPLSGRAPEYDRPWVETPAAEELADVPQIDAIDGLKALIASPNYAGKQWVYEQYDTTVMGDTAQRPGMGSGVIRVHGTDKKLAFTSDVTPRYVKANPTEGGKQAVAEAFRNLSAVGAKPLATTDNLNFGNPEKPEIMGQFVGAIKGIGEAVAALDMPIVSGNVSLYNETDGSAILPTPTIGAVGLIAAGEEPILGEVRDGHVALLIGETNGHLGQSALLSEVFNREDGDAPHVDLNAERKHGEFVRENRDLIKACTDLADGGLALAAFELAEAAGVGVHLDMDDTPTLFGEDQARYLVACNFDQAEALMINAQQAGVPITSVGRFTGDTVKFGGSEASLAELAQTFRSSFAAAVA is encoded by the coding sequence ATGCAGGAACCGGCCATCACCACCGATCTGATCGAAGCTCATGGACTGAAACCTGACGAATACGAACTGATCCTCGAGATCATCGGCCGCGAACCAACCTTTACCGAACTCGGTATTTTTTCGGCGATGTGGAACGAGCACTGCTCTTACAAATCATCCAAGAAATGGCTGCGCACCCTACCGACCGACGGGCCACAGGTCATTTGCGGTCCGGGTGAAAACGCAGGGATCGTCGACATCGGCGACGGCGACGCTGTTGTTTTCAAAATGGAAAGCCACAATCACCCGTCTTATATCGAACCCTATCAAGGTGCCGCCACCGGTGTTGGCGGCATTTTGCGTGATGTGTTCACCATGGGTGCACGCCCCGTCGCGGCAATGAACTCGCTTTCGTTTGGCGAAACCTCCCACCACAAGACCCGTCAATTGGTCAACGGTGTGGTCGAGGGTGTGGGCGGATATGGCAACTGCTTTGGCGTCCCGACCGTCGGTGGCGAAGTTCGCTTTCACCCGGCATACAACGGCAATTGTCTGGTAAACGCATTTGCTGCCGGCCTCGCCAAAACGGACAGCATCTTCTATTCCGCTGCGTCCGGCATCGGCATGCCCGTAGTCTATCTCGGTGCTAAAACCGGACGTGACGGCGTTGGTGGCGCGACCATGGCGTCTGCGGAATTTGACGACACCATCGAAGAAAAACGCCCCACTGTTCAGGTTGGCGACCCCTTCACCGAAAAACGGCTGATGGAAGCCACGCTGGAGCTGATGCAAACCGGCGCCGTGATTTCGATCCAAGACATGGGCGCCGCAGGGCTTACCTGCTCGGCAGTAGAAATGGGCGACAAAGGCAAACTGGGCGTAAAGCTCAACCTCGAAGACGTACCGCAGCGCGAAGACAACATGACCGCATACGAAATGATGCTGTCTGAGTCTCAAGAACGCATGTTGATGGTTCTCAAACCGGAACTTGAAGCCGAAGCGCGCGCCGTATTTGAAAAATGGGACCTTGATTTTGCGATCGTTGGCGAAACCATTGCCGAAGACCGCTTCCTGATCATGCATAACGGCGAGGTCAAAGCGGACCTGCCGCTTTCCCCGCTCTCGGGTCGCGCGCCGGAATACGACCGCCCTTGGGTGGAAACCCCTGCCGCAGAAGAACTCGCGGACGTACCGCAAATTGACGCCATCGATGGCCTGAAAGCCCTGATCGCCTCTCCGAACTACGCAGGCAAGCAGTGGGTCTACGAGCAGTACGACACCACGGTCATGGGTGACACGGCACAGCGTCCGGGCATGGGGTCCGGTGTGATCCGCGTACACGGCACCGACAAAAAACTCGCTTTCACCTCCGACGTGACACCGCGCTACGTTAAAGCCAACCCGACGGAGGGCGGCAAACAGGCTGTGGCTGAAGCTTTCCGCAATCTCTCTGCGGTTGGCGCCAAGCCACTTGCCACCACAGACAACCTGAACTTCGGCAACCCCGAAAAGCCAGAGATCATGGGCCAGTTCGTCGGCGCAATCAAAGGCATCGGCGAAGCAGTCGCTGCGCTGGACATGCCAATCGTGTCGGGCAACGTGTCGCTCTACAATGAAACCGATGGCTCTGCGATCCTGCCGACACCGACCATTGGCGCCGTGGGCCTGATCGCAGCGGGCGAAGAACCTATTCTGGGCGAAGTCCGTGACGGCCATGTCGCGCTGCTCATCGGCGAAACCAACGGTCATCTCGGCCAGTCCGCGCTTTTGAGCGAAGTCTTCAACCGGGAAGATGGTGATGCGCCACACGTTGATCTGAATGCAGAACGCAAGCATGGCGAGTTTGTCCGCGAAAACCGCGACCTGATCAAAGCCTGCACAGACCTTGCGGACGGTGGTCTCGCACTCGCGGCCTTCGAACTTGCAGAGGCTGCAGGCGTTGGCGTGCATCTGGATATGGACGACACACCCACCCTCTTCGGCGAAGATCAGGCCCGGTACTTGGTTGCCTGTAACTTTGATCAGGCCGAAGCGCTGATGATCAACGCACAACAGGCCGGCGTTCCGATCACTTCTGTTGGCCGCTTCACAGGTGACACAGTGAAATTCGGCGGCTCGGAAGCTTCACTAGCGGAACTTGCGCAAACGTTCCGCTCCAGCTTTGCTGCAGCGGTCGCCTAA
- a CDS encoding LysR family transcriptional regulator, with protein sequence MDWDKLRIFHAVADAGSLTHAGDVLHLSQSAVSRQIRALEESLNTTLFHRHARGLILTEQGELLFDATSSMNKRLDAAAARIRDSEEEVFGELRVTTTIGFGTLWLAPRLPHLYEKYPDLNIDLMLEEKVLDLPMREADVAIRMKEPSQADLIRKRLMSVRMRLYATQAYLERHGTPATLEDLADHRLICQNINSEQVGAGATYVQTLLANNITSMLYVNNYFGVLQAVLHDLGIGVLPDYVIQDFPDMTRVLPESESAEIPVFLAYPEEMRQSKRISAFRDFVQEEIISHRKQLSQKGNP encoded by the coding sequence ATGGATTGGGACAAACTCAGAATCTTTCACGCCGTTGCCGACGCTGGCAGCCTAACCCACGCAGGCGACGTTTTGCATCTGTCCCAATCGGCGGTGTCCCGCCAGATTCGCGCGCTGGAAGAATCTCTCAACACCACCCTGTTCCACCGACACGCTCGTGGTTTGATTCTCACCGAACAGGGCGAATTGCTGTTTGACGCCACCTCTTCAATGAACAAACGTCTGGACGCCGCTGCGGCGCGCATCCGCGATAGCGAAGAAGAAGTGTTCGGTGAGTTGCGGGTGACAACCACGATCGGCTTCGGCACGCTTTGGCTGGCCCCCCGTCTGCCGCACCTTTACGAAAAATATCCGGACCTAAACATCGACCTGATGCTCGAGGAAAAAGTCCTGGACCTGCCCATGCGCGAGGCCGACGTCGCCATTCGCATGAAAGAGCCAAGTCAGGCGGACCTGATCCGCAAACGCCTGATGAGCGTTCGGATGCGCCTTTATGCGACCCAAGCTTATCTGGAACGTCACGGAACGCCTGCCACTCTTGAGGATTTGGCTGACCACCGCCTCATCTGTCAGAACATAAACTCCGAACAGGTTGGTGCTGGTGCTACCTATGTGCAAACGCTGCTCGCCAACAACATCACGTCGATGCTTTATGTGAACAACTATTTCGGAGTGCTTCAAGCGGTACTGCACGACCTCGGTATCGGTGTGTTGCCTGACTATGTGATCCAGGACTTCCCGGACATGACACGCGTCTTGCCGGAAAGCGAAAGCGCGGAAATCCCTGTTTTCTTGGCCTATCCCGAAGAAATGCGCCAATCCAAGCGCATTTCCGCCTTCAGGGACTTCGTTCAGGAAGAGATCATTTCTCACCGCAAGCAATTGAGTCAAAAAGGGAATCCCTGA
- a CDS encoding BolA/IbaG family iron-sulfur metabolism protein has product MPMSQQQIETLLRETFPNAEIEIGGTDGVHMSAMVVDESFRGKNRVQQQRAVYAALKGKMDGPDGELHALALTTRAPD; this is encoded by the coding sequence ATGCCCATGAGCCAGCAACAGATTGAAACCCTCCTGCGGGAGACCTTCCCGAACGCTGAAATCGAAATCGGCGGAACGGACGGTGTCCATATGTCCGCGATGGTGGTTGATGAAAGCTTTCGCGGCAAAAACCGCGTACAGCAGCAGCGCGCGGTTTACGCAGCCCTAAAAGGAAAAATGGATGGCCCTGACGGCGAACTACATGCCCTCGCTCTAACAACACGGGCACCGGACTGA
- the grxD gene encoding Grx4 family monothiol glutaredoxin — protein sequence MTDVKDQIDETVKASDVVLFMKGTKDMPQCGFSSRVAGVLNYMGVEYTDVNVLADDAVRQGIKDYSDWPTIPQLYVKGEFVGGCDIITEMVLSSELDTMFEDNGVAYDKDAADKIREANA from the coding sequence ATGACCGATGTAAAAGACCAGATCGACGAAACCGTCAAAGCCAGCGACGTAGTGCTCTTCATGAAAGGCACCAAGGACATGCCCCAATGCGGCTTCTCCTCACGCGTTGCGGGCGTTTTGAACTATATGGGCGTCGAATACACCGACGTGAACGTTCTGGCAGATGACGCTGTACGCCAAGGCATCAAGGACTACTCTGACTGGCCCACCATCCCTCAGCTTTACGTCAAAGGCGAGTTTGTTGGCGGCTGCGACATCATCACTGAAATGGTCCTCTCCAGCGAGTTGGACACCATGTTCGAAGACAACGGCGTGGCTTACGACAAAGATGCGGCGGACAAAATCCGCGAAGCGAACGCTTAA
- a CDS encoding BamA/TamA family outer membrane protein, whose product MSRRLTKLRRLSQAGAILASTFLSVPAIADTGAEVLTEQIDQLANKENVGLRSGSVVVAPIPFRNELVGAGLALGFGYLLKTDQSSDTSIIGVGTLRSENGSTATALSANFAFNENKWKLSLTAGEADMFYDLYIGSLRFPVRQDGIVLNTQGLRAVDDDTFAGARLRYLDTTLAYVRSNSSAPNLPLITAELVSLSALFQIDTRDDTFSARSGYFLDLDAMYGELLNRSDSHYHKFTARYTGYRPLGDRSSLAFRVTGCVAADKTPFFDKCSIGGTDGFRGFNPTRYLNSRLLSFQAEVRHNFTNRISGVAFAGAGFSGPTFEQLDNAGANVAYGIGARYQISKNFKAMFSVDVARNDAGEDTLYVYVGQRF is encoded by the coding sequence ATGTCGCGCCGACTGACCAAATTGCGCCGGCTGTCTCAGGCCGGCGCTATCCTCGCCTCAACCTTTCTGAGTGTGCCAGCGATTGCCGACACTGGGGCCGAAGTCCTTACAGAGCAAATCGACCAGCTCGCAAACAAGGAAAACGTGGGATTACGGAGCGGCTCTGTGGTTGTCGCGCCCATCCCGTTCAGAAATGAACTTGTAGGTGCGGGACTCGCTTTGGGTTTCGGCTACCTCCTGAAAACCGATCAATCCAGCGACACGTCAATCATCGGCGTTGGTACTCTGCGCTCGGAAAACGGCTCGACAGCCACAGCACTCAGCGCGAATTTTGCCTTCAACGAGAACAAATGGAAACTCAGCCTCACCGCTGGCGAGGCCGACATGTTCTACGATCTCTACATCGGCTCTCTTCGATTTCCAGTTCGGCAGGACGGTATTGTTCTGAATACTCAAGGCTTGCGAGCCGTAGACGACGACACCTTTGCTGGGGCGCGTCTGCGATATCTGGACACGACGCTGGCCTATGTCCGGTCCAATTCGAGCGCGCCGAATTTGCCGCTCATAACTGCAGAACTGGTCAGTTTGTCTGCACTTTTCCAAATCGACACGCGCGACGACACTTTCTCCGCCCGCTCGGGCTACTTCCTCGATCTCGACGCCATGTACGGAGAACTGCTGAACCGCAGCGATAGCCACTATCACAAGTTCACCGCCCGCTATACCGGCTATCGGCCATTGGGAGATCGTTCCAGTCTCGCGTTTCGCGTCACGGGTTGCGTGGCTGCCGACAAAACTCCGTTCTTTGACAAATGTTCGATTGGGGGAACGGACGGGTTCCGTGGATTTAACCCCACCCGATATCTCAATTCGCGACTTCTATCTTTTCAGGCCGAAGTTCGTCACAACTTCACAAACCGCATCAGCGGTGTCGCCTTCGCAGGCGCGGGTTTTTCCGGCCCAACATTCGAACAGCTCGACAACGCGGGTGCAAACGTCGCCTACGGCATCGGCGCGCGTTACCAGATTTCAAAAAATTTCAAGGCCATGTTCTCTGTAGATGTTGCTCGAAACGATGCCGGTGAGGACACTTTGTACGTCTACGTTGGCCAGCGGTTCTAA